GGTTTACCAGTGCAGTTACcaggaccaaactctttcatcaagagagagacccaacaattcaagaattcaaaattaaggattcaagaatcctcacattgagcaagcatcagatattatattaggcaacagtgataggaaaaactcccctttaacgggaagaaacctggaacagaaccaggctcagaggctGGTGgcagcaactatagtactgataataggaacatgactaataatgagcaatatggtaacagtggaaaacatgacaatagttaatatattaataatatgacAAATATTGTGTGGATGTTCGGTAAAACATAGAACAGAGTACACAATGCGTAAAGAACACGAGACTGAGACAGTCCCTGAGGGGCCAGACAAGTGTTTGAGTAGATGATTTCTCAGCCTGTTACAACAAAAGACACCCATCTAGGTGTGAGTTGTAACACTCTGGTTTATATCTATATGTGTCAGTAGATGTCTTTTCAGTTtgtatgttctccctgtgtcttagtgtgtttcctctgctctggtttcctcccacaatccaaacacatgcaggttaatcGACAACTGTAAATGACCTGTGGTGTGAATGGTtatctgtctatgtgtgtcagCCCTGGGAGTAGACTGACACACATAGATATCCAGATAATTGATGGATTTGAATGAATAACTGTGCCcgtctttatttctctttttgtcagcTGGATTCCAAAGCACAAGATGAATTAAAGGATGGTATGAAGATTTATCTGTCAGAACCTGGACTGAGAAACTCCTGGGACAATGTCCAGAAAATGGTGAGCACTCTCATCAAGCAACACATAACTTCTCATGCtgcataaatataaatatattaaataaacagtaccagtcaaaagtttggatacaccttctcattcagtggtttttcattattatttcattaataatatttcattattattattattttctatattgtagAACAATaatgaagacatcaaaactatgaggGAACACATATCGAATTATgtagcaaacaaaaaaacagaatatgttatatattttagattcttcaaagcaGCCTCCTGTTggcattctctcagtcagcttcatgaggtcgtcaccttgatggttttccaacagtcttgaaggagattccagaggtgctgagcacttgttgaCTTCCTTTCCTTCACTCCAACTCTTCCCAAACCATCTCAACTGGGTTTAGGTTGAATGATTGTAGGGGACCAGGTCATCAGCCAtagcactccatcactctccttcttggtcagaTAGCCCTTACTTAGCCTGGAGGTGTTTGGGCTCTttgtcctgttggaaaacaaatgatggtcccacaaaccagatgggatggcatgtcgcagcagaatgctgtggtagcccTGCTGGTTAAGTGCtccttgaattttgaataaatcaccaacagtgtcaccaaCAAAGCCCCCCCCcgacaccatcacacctcctcctccatgcttcatggtgggaaccacacatgtagaaaccatcaactaaccttttctgtgtctcacaaagacatggcAGGTGAAGGCATCTGGATCtaaaatttggactcatcagaccaatGTACAGATTTCCGGTGCTCtgattccttgtgtttcttggtcCAAGCAATTCTcttcttgttgttcttcctcagtgcAGCAATGCAACCATTAAAGCCTAATTTCACGCCATCTTCTCTGACAGTTGATGTTGAggtgtgtctgctacttgaactctgtgaatctgaggtgctgttaatttGTGGTTTGTGAGGCTGGTAACTCGAACAAACTTGTCCTTGTGCAGCAGAGGtatcttggtcttcctttcctggggtggtcctcatgagagccagtttcataATGGTGTTTGATGGTTTTCGAGACTGCGCTTGAGGATGCATTCAAAGTTCTTCAGATTTTCTGAATTTAACTGACCTTCAAgttttaaagtaatgatggattGTCGTTTCTCAAATAGGgctgttcactgtatagaactgtatAGCACCAAtcctacctctgcacaacacaaccgatggtctcaaacacattaaaattccacaaattaactcttAACAAGACACATGTGTAAATTGAAAACCATTCCACTACTACTTCCACTACTTtgaataatctaaaatataaaacatattctggtttgttttttgtttactgcataattccatatgtgttccttcatagttttgatgtcttcaatattaatcaacaatgtagaaaataataaagcaaaaccattgaatgagaaggtgtgtccaaatgtTTGACTGCTACTGTATGTGTCAGGAATTCTCTTTTTGGTCACATCTCAGCATCTACTGACAGCTGATTATCCACTGTAGTGTATAGATCATTGTGATGGCCTTATTCCAGTaaagatatttgtttttcttcatcacaCCTCTAAAAATCTAGAGGTGCTGTGTTGTTCGGTCGCTGATGTCAGTGCGGTACCTCCCTGAACTCAGTTTTCAATAAAGACTAGTCAGTGCTACATGAATTATGTAGCTGAGTATTACTCTACTCTttatctcttcctgtctcttctcCCAGTTTAAATGCTGTGGTGTAACAAACAAAACCGACTGGTATGATGTACTGAATGGAACGCTGCCCTCATCCTGCTGCTCGGTTGGGACAGACCAGTGTGTTGACGGATGGAGTGAGGTTGGTTTGCTGCTCAGCTATAAGGGGGGCTTTTGGAGCACCAAGAGTAGAGGGGTAGAATTTCAACCAACcaacttattttcattttgcctGATTCTCTCATATGAAATCTAGATTTCTTCCAGATGCATGACTAAGTCTGCATGCCTTTCACACATATTGATTTTCAAAAATTAGACCACAAATATTTGCGGCAGTACCAGAGCACAGCTTCCAGAACCAACTCTCAGGTTTATATCTATGTGTGTCATGCTGTGATTTAGAGTGCTTAGTGAGGATGTACAGAGCAGACTAAGGCATACAGCTGCTGTGCTCACTGTAGCTGGTTGACATGAAAACCAACATGAAGCAGGAGGAGTTCATTACACATCCAGTAGGTTTTGGAGTCtgcttaatatatttttattggtGACCCACCCACAATTATGTGTTTCTTTCAAAGAACATACTCTGTGCAAACTGCTTTCTTCCAGTACAGTGGGACTGGGTCTTTTTGTGACAATTTCCAACTGAAATAAGTCTCTGCAACTGCAGCACTGAAATGTGTTTAGACCAAAAGTTGCCTGGACAGTAAGTTGCCTCTTCAAGTTGCCTCTGTACAGTCCCACAGTGGGACTAAGAAGGTTCAATTTTGGAAAATGGTAATGAAAAGTTAAGAACTGTACACACATAGCCGCTGGAAAAACATTCCTTGCATTCTTCATGTGTGAAAGAATCGGATGCATTCACCCATCTGGAATAAATTCAGCTTTAGTTTGAGAGAATTAGGCAGCTTCAAAACGGCTTGTAGGCAGCAGGATGTTTTTTGCCACCTCAGCTATAAGAataattccagtttattacaacATGGATCTTTTTTTCATAGCATTGGccattgtttcattttgcttttagaGATCTTAGAATGCTATGACACAAATGAAAAGCAGTTGGTTAGGGCTAGAAACCCACTGAGCCAGAATATCAGATGGGTTGGAAACAAGGAAACAGTTTATCAGGATCTTAAACTTAAAGTGAGCAAACCTGAATTGTTGCATATAATCTGTCATTACATAAACTACTGTAAGTATAGTGGGTCAAAGTTGACACAGGCAGAGTGTCGACAAACTATGATGGTTGTTTACAACAGATAGTTTGAGGAATACATTTACTGTTCACATCTTACTGCTCTTCTTTTCGTTTTTCCTAATCAGTTTGGCTGGCCTGAGTGTTCATTGTTGTGTTAATAGATCACAGACATTAACTTGACCAAACTGTTGTTACTGCGAACAGGAATGATGTTCAGAGCACATATGTGACCGAGGTTGTTATACTAAACTGGAATTACCTTTTTTATCTCTACATTtcatcccctcccctcctctcccctccctcacacactgtctgtttgtcctctgCAGCCATGTTATCAGAAAGCCAGGCAGTGGCTGCTAGATAACATCCCCTCAGTCCTGGTGTTTGGAGTGTGCATTGGTGTTGTGCAGGTAAGGATCTccaatatttctctttttctactatttctatttatctaGTAAAACCATCTATCTCTGACCTTAGTGATCGTTTCCCCATAAAACCAAGCACATTGTAGTGTGACAGGGTAGCATGTGTGCTAAATACTCAATTTACAAAGAGCTGCATAAACAGTggtccatccacacacacacacacacacacacacacacagtggaaggCTCTCTCCCAATTTCTGTTAAGTTAAATGTCAATAACAGGatgaaacaaaatatgaatgatATACCATTACATCATCATGCAGTTTGAACCGAAATACACGACTTCTGAACTTGTTAACTTTAATGAGGGAAAGACAGAACTCATTTCACCAGCACCAAGAATACATGGATGGACGACATCATATCATTATCATATTAAGTTGGCTATACACAAAACAAGTTTGGAGaatattcattaaaataaaatcacatagTACATGGGCTCAGATACATGTGGGTTTTATTCATCAAAGTGCATCATCAGTATCCTCAGAGTATTAAAGTGGTATTCCTTGTACAGGTTTAATGCAACATATCACAAGAGTGTCAGCAGTCTTTGTTTACTCACCAGCACGTTTTTTTACCGAGTAAGAGTAGCAATAAATCTTCTCGTGTTTCACTTTTTAGTGTATTGTGTTGTTAATGGTGCTGCGGCTACATATTTTGTCTGTCAGCTACCTTAGACAAAGCAGTTTGATGAATCAAAGAATTGCATTTGATTCAACTTGATAAGTGAAAATTCAGGCAAAAGAATCAGTGGGATAATGGCTAATTCAAATAAGATCAAATTCAAAGTGTTCCAGCCATAGTTACGCTTTTATTCTCTGGCAGGTTATAATTTAATAACAGCACACCTTCCCCTCTCTTGTCAGATCTTGGCCCTGGTGTTCTCCATGCTGATGTACTGTCAAATTCTATGTGCTGAGAAGCACTTGGACTGACTACAGACCAGCTGCTGACCTGTGATGGGAAGACTTACCACAAACCTTTGGATCTCAGTATGACCTGACACCTGATTTGCATTTTCAAAGCCTTCAATCCAGACTGTGCTCCTCCAGTGTTTACTTTGGGTTCCAACCTGAAATTGGTGCCTTTCAAATTCCCCTAAAAATTTCCCAAAAAACTAACACTGGCTATCGATGCTTTTATCATTGGGTGCAACCAACAATGGCAGTCCAAGCTAGTAATAACAGAGTGAGGAGGTTGGTTATCTTTGCTCCAGCCACATAAACTTAATATCATGAACCTTAGCACACCAGTAGAATCCAACAAGTTACAGCTACCTTAAAGCATTACTCTTGCAGAATAACCTGAGGCGAAACTGTGGGTACAACGTTGACttaaaatacaagaaaaaaagacacatgtATCTGCCTCTccttattttacagtatttcatttCTATAGCTGCTTAGTTTAGAATTTCTGAACCGACATGGAATATTGGAGGGAGACTTTGCTATAGATGATGATTATAAATAATGCATTCAGTTTCTCAAGACTGCTCACTTTTCATAGCTTCATTATTTGGATTTCATTATCCAAATaatggagaaaagaggagcCTTAACTTTATGATCTGCTGGTTCAGTTTGTGTGTTAAGTCGAGCACTATAATAGTGGGGAAATGCTTTTGACAAGTAGTCCTGTTGTAAAAGACAAAATAGgggaagaaaggagaaaaaatgaaaatatttttacgTGGCACTTAGTTCACTTTGTTTATTATGTCAAGCCTTGtatattatttctatattatatGAACACTTTGACCATACCTGGTTCAGTGAGCTTTAGAATGCTCTCACTTTATCTGATCATTACTccaaattttaaaatattcctaTCATAATTCATTGTATTCTTCATCGTCCTCATTAGTCACATGAGTTTATCTTTTTAAGTTGAACATATACTGTAGTAAATATTTTTTGCTATTGCTCAACAATAAGACCTTTGTTCTCATATGACATTGGCTATAGTATTATAGAGAATGACTGTAAACCAAGGAGTGTTTTAGAGTCAAGAGATTCTTCATTTGTTTGCCAGTCAACACATTAGTAAACCTGAGCACAGTGACACTGCCACACATATACATTCAGTTATCATAGTCCACTGCTGGTGCTgcaacagttttaaaaaaaagtagttgTCTCAATCTAAACGAACCCAGGGATTAATTTATGAACCTGCTCTTGGACTTTACCTTGAATCTTTAGAAGAAAAGTGTCCCATCAGATGAAGGTTATTTTTGAAGACgcttatttaaaaacaaagaaaacaagcaaagacTCAAAAAAGCAGAACATATATACAAATCTTAAAACGTCACACATCTTAAGGAAATAGTATAAGGATAATAGTTTCGAGGCTTTATCTGTGTAAATGAGCGATCCTATTTGTACAGTGTGCCAGTTAGTATATTTTGAGCTATGGTAATGAACTCAATGTCCTCAGCAGTATTTAAAATGCTCAGGTTGGGTTTCAGTTTTTTCATGTCCAGAACCGCTTTACAGGTTTATAGTTGAGTCCTAAATGATTTCCTTTAAAAGGATTATTCAAAATAACACTTTGAACAGAAACCTGGACTGTCAATTGTTTTGAGACACTGGATGCAGAGGTTATTAATGCAGATCAACAGAGTGACTAGAAATAAACCTTCATTCTACTAAAGGATTAACTCGTCAAAAACTTTAGCTTTGTTGTTTTCCGTTCCTTACTTCTTTGAATGTTGTGTCTCTCCCAGCCCTAGTCTAGAGATTACTGTTTCTTATGTGctgtaaataaatagatattgCATTGATGAGTTcataccttttttttccttctctgatATGTCAAAgtgaaactgtaaataaaaatactataaaaatgaaatatttaaatagcAAAAGAACATAACTCCCCACTTATCCCCAGTGGAATCTAGGGAGGGAGACCAAAGGAACTTCAAAACACATTCCTGTTGCCCCTCAAACATTGTACCCTGTCCTTTGTGCAAACTGTATCTGGCTAGTGCTTCAAGTataatatctatatttattacacggctttgttgaataattGATTCTGATTGGTTAATTACAGCATTCTACGGTCTGTTATTTCTTCAGAGCAGACCATTGCCATGTATAACAGACCTTTGCTATGGACGCAATTCTGATAGTGGatgcaataaaatcatttttaaatcaataaaatcgtTTTTAAGCCAGTAGTATGTGTCGAATTGTTGACTTTTTAGTatgaagctgtgtaataagtgggataatgtacataataatgcattcattattgcaaaacaaaccccttcaggatgattcaagactCCTGAAACACCCTGTTGGGCTTATGGAATAATGACCTGCTCGCAGTACATTATCCCTCacatatatattgtataaaCATGATAATCAGCAGCCaaccatttaaaataaattttttctTAACATTGTTTGGCTTCAGTTATTTTCAACCATGACTGATTTTAACAATAGAAAACatcaacagaaaacatcaaTACCTTAGATTCAGTTTACCAAAAGTCTATCAAAATGCTGTCAGTGAATTTGGCAACaccaacaataaaaaataagaatgatAGTGTCTGTGTGGGAAGCTGCCATGGGATCATGTTTTTGCCATGGCATGAGCAACTCCAAGTGAGAGATTCAGGTGCCTGGAGGTGAGACTGAACCTCTGTGAACAGTACGCcctcacagtgaagctgctgctggtgactCCATCATATGTTAGAGCTTGACCATCTACACCTTCAAAGAGGCTTTTGGAATCCTGTCATAGTCCAGATGAGACTATGTGGGAAAGCCCTCTCTTCAATTTGATGTAGTGAACAGGAGCTCAGTGTTGACCAGTGATTAGTTGGAACAAGAAGACTGGTGGGCAACTCAGTCGTACTCTACAGGGTCCTCCAAATCTACCACTTTTTCCTGAAGATTAGATAAAAGATTGGATGATAAGTATAAACAGAGCGAAATTAAAGCTAAACTACTTTTAACATGGCCCACATAgggctcacactcacacatgagATCACACTCTTGGCTTTTTTcgaaggaacacatatggaattatgtagtaaacaaaaaagtgttaaacaaaccagtctatattttatattttagattcttcaagTAGCCaacttttgctttgatgacagctttgcttCATGAGGTAGTCACACAATAGTCCATAATCACTTTAGGACATGAAGGTCAGTTAATCCAGAAAATTTCATGATCTTTGAATGTATCATAAAGTGCAGTCGAGAAAAACAGCAAACGCTATGAtaactggctctcatgaggaccgTCTCAGGAAAGAAAGACCTGCGTCTGCTGAAGAGGATAAATTCATTAGAGTTACCTAGAGTGAGTCATTAGAGTGGCCTCAGGAACCACAAATTAACAGCccctcagattagagccacataaATGTTTCACAGTTCAAGTAGCAGAGGCATCTCAACAGGAGGAGACTGTGAATCAGACCTTTGTGATTAAATTGTtgcaaagaagccactactGAGGAGGAGCAACAAGAAGAGAATTGCTTCGGCCAAGGAACaacaagataagatattcctatATATTAGTCCCACGGCGGGGAAATTTACAAATCTATActtttggtctgatgagtcaaTATTTGAGATTTTTGTTTGCACCAGTCATGTCATTGTGAGATGCAGGAAAGGTGAGCtgatggtttctacatgtgtgggtcccactgtgaagcatggaggaggaggtgtgatggggGCACACTTAACaagcatggctaccacagcattctgcagtgacatgccatcccatctggtttgtgGGACCCCAAACACCTCCAGGCTAAGTAGGGGCTAtctgaccaagaaggagagtgaggCGTCACATGACCTGGTCCCCACAGTCAACTGACTTAAACCCAATTGAGATGATTTGGGAAGAGTTGGACTGCAGAGTGAcggaaaagcagccaacaagtgctcagcacctctgggaactccttcaagactgttgaaAACCATCCAGGTCACTACCTCATgcagctgactgagagaatgcagagtgtgcaaagctgtcatcgaAGCAAAAAAttggctactttgaagaatctaaaatataaaacatattctctTTTATgttactacataattccattgAAGACATTctattgaagacatcaaaaacaaattaatagaaaaaaataatagatgtatttacagtggggcaaaaaagtatttggtcagccaccaattgtgcaagttctcccacttaaaaagatgagagaggcctgtaattttcatcataggtacacttcaactatgagagacagaatggggggaaagaatccaggaaatcacattgtaggatttttaatgaattaattggtaaattcctctgtaaaataagtatttggtcacctacaaacaagcaagatttctggctctcacagacctgtaacttcttctttaagaggctcctctgtcctccactcgttacctgtattaatggcacctgtttgaactcgttatcagtataaaagacacctgtccacaacctcaaacagtcacactccaaactccactatggccaagaccaaagagctgtcgAAggcctgcaccaggctgggaagactgaatctgcaataggtaagcagcttggtgtgaagaaatcaactgtgggagcaattattagaaaatggaagacatacaagaccactgataatctccctcgatctggggctccacgcaagatctcaccccgtggggtcaaaatgatcacaagaacggtgagcaaaaatcccagaaccacacagggGGGCCTAGTAAATGatctgcagagagctgggaccaaagtaacaaaggctaccatcagtaacacactacgccgccagggactcaaatcctgcagtgccagacgtgtccccctgcttaagccagtacatgtccaggcccgtctgaagtttgctagagagcatttggatgatccagaagaggattgggagaatgtcatatggtcagatgaaaccaaaatagaactttttggtaaaaactcaacttgtcgtgtttggaggagaaagaatgctgagttgcatccaaagaacaccatacctactgtgaagcatgggggtggaaacatcatgctttggggctgtttttctgcaaagg
This genomic window from Pempheris klunzingeri isolate RE-2024b chromosome 17, fPemKlu1.hap1, whole genome shotgun sequence contains:
- the tspan4b gene encoding tetraspanin-4; the encoded protein is MSVSRRCLCCVKYLMFVFNLIFWLGGCGLFGVGVWLSFTQAEFSSLPLSFPSLSAANLLLVAGGITMVTGFLGCLGALKEQRCLLFMFFLILLLLVLTEVTLILVIHIFHDKLDSKAQDELKDGMKIYLSEPGLRNSWDNVQKMFKCCGVTNKTDWYDVLNGTLPSSCCSVGTDQCVDGWSEPCYQKARQWLLDNIPSVLVFGVCIGVVQILALVFSMLMYCQILCAEKHLD